The Methanocella sp. genome includes a window with the following:
- a CDS encoding molybdopterin dinucleotide binding domain-containing protein, with protein MMDIILNTGSTVYQGAIIKGGNKFTEGYVREAAYCNINPEDFEALGRPWYVRVTNEYGDSVVVKAKKTGTQQKGEVFIPRGIWANTVVTPETESTGSPRYKNLPVKIEKCEGPVLGPEALMRANFTKNGKGQEYEAKKYLDKTTSQVSHS; from the coding sequence ATGATGGACATTATACTTAACACCGGCTCGACCGTATACCAGGGCGCCATTATCAAGGGCGGGAACAAGTTCACCGAGGGATACGTCAGGGAAGCCGCCTACTGTAACATCAACCCGGAAGACTTCGAGGCGCTCGGCAGGCCATGGTACGTGCGGGTCACCAACGAGTACGGGGACAGCGTCGTCGTCAAGGCGAAGAAGACCGGCACCCAGCAGAAGGGCGAGGTCTTTATCCCCCGCGGCATATGGGCGAACACGGTCGTGACGCCAGAGACCGAAAGCACGGGAAGCCCCCGCTATAAGAACCTGCCAGTAAAGATCGAAAAGTGTGAAGGCCCGGTCCTGGGCCCGGAAGCGCTGATGCGGGCGAACTTTACGAAGAACGGTAAAGGGCAGGAGTACGAGGCGAAGAAGTACCTCGATAAGACGACTTCCCAGGTCAGCCACAGCTGA